The genomic DNA TTCCTCGTGAACAGAAGACACAAACGATTCTAAGCAAAACTTTAGCAAACTGAACCCACCAGTGTACACAAAAGATGATACGCCATAACTAAGTTACATCTATCCTAGGAGAGCAAATctggtttaacattagaaaaactATAGATGGAAGGGGGCATGAGAGAGGTTTGTGTGTTGCTAATATATTCTGCTGTTTGCTCCAGGTGCTAACTGGATGTTTATGTTTAGTTTTTGGAAACTCACTAAGATGTGTACTTCACTAAAGATTtcggaaaaaaaaatcttataaataaCCCTCTCTGTGTTAACAGATTAAATGATTAGAGTCTTGATCATTTCAGTGGAGGCCAAAAATGTATAATCCCATATCTATTCATGATTTTTAAGACAATCTTATTAAGCTAGAAATACAAGGGATGTTCCTTaatctgaaagaaagaaagaatgagaaaagagagagagaacggaagaaacaaaagagagatggaaggaaagaaagaaagaaaggaaggagaaacagagaaagaaagaaagaattgaagaATTAAAGCAAACAATGAAACACAGCAAGCCCATTTTAATATGGAAATGTTGGCATCATTCTGTTTAATATTAGGAATAACCCAAAGATGCCCAATTTTGCCGCCTCTATTTGACCTTGTAGTGGATGTCCTAGCCAGCCAGTAAGAAACCTGTAAGTTGATTACCTTACTTCTGCTATTCACAGATTCACAGAAAACTGTGCACCACTTATAGGCACATGATTAGATATCACAGAGTTTAGCATGGTGGCTGACTTTGagatcaatatattttttaaaaagccaagtgGAGTTCTATAAATCAGACACAGatagaaaatgtcattttaacCAGATATCAAGCACCAGAGCAACAACATTCTAGAGTTCTTGGGATAAATGCAAAAACGGATGTACAAGATCTGAACGTACAAAAGGTAAAGCTAAATACTAAGCTGAGAGATTCCAACGTTAAAGAAGACCCACAAAAATAGAGAGCCATCCCATGTTGGTGACTAGGAAGGCTGGATATCATAAAGAGAGCCAATTCTCCCTTAActgatccacagattcaatgaaagTGCAACCCAAATCTACCGCAAATGAGTTTTCAGGAAACATGTCATGCTGAtcctaacatttatattttagagtTTAGGAAGGGCAAAAGGCGAAGAATAGTGAAGATATGCCTGGAGATGATGAATAAGGTGTGAAGACTTGTCCTACCAGAGATCAAGATGTCTTACCAAGAGATAAAAATTAACACAGTGCAGTACTGGCACAGGAATAGACCAATTTATCTGTGGAACAGAACAGGGAattcagaaacagagacacacgAATAAAGACCAAAATgactccagacactgccaaatgttccctggggcTGCAAAATCTGACTGTGAATTAAGAACCCCTGCCTGAGAATCCCTGACATAGGAATACGGAGCGACCTTAGAAACACACGCTGAATTTTGTACAAGTAAGTTACAGAATACCAAGGACGTGTGTTTAAAAGGCATGCGTGTACAATATTTCACATCCAAAGAGAGAACAGTTCGGGAAACAAGGTTTGGGGAGCACAAAGCTCTACTTCACTTCCGGAGTTAAATGGCCGGCCACCCAATAAAGCCAGCATGAGGAGAAGTGGGAGGGAGGCGACGAGTGGGGCGGGACTTTGGTCAGTGACCTTCGGGTGAGCTTGAAGCTCGTTGGTCGCTGGCCATAGCAGTGGGAGATGAAAGGCAGAGCTGGAAGCTCCTTGGCCTTTGAAGGCAGAGCTGCAAGCTCATTGGCCTTTGAAGGCAGAGCGGGAAAGGGAGCGAGAGCTGAGTCTTCCTTCAGGTCTCCTGTCCCAGCAGATTGATTCTGACCTGGTGGAGGCTGGGGTAACCACAGACTGGCATCAGGAATAGGACCCTCATTCTCCacacctcttctttccttcctccctcttgctATGGATCCCCaaccccttctcctctcctccacctcAGCCGGGTACCTCATGTCccgccccaccccatccccacctcccactccacGCCCAACCCCGCCCCGTTGGCTGAAGTCCTGTGGGACGACCCCTTGCTGAGGCCTCCTGACCCCTGGCCTCTGGCCCCTGGGGCAGGGCTTATGCCCCTCCCTCTGATTCTGAGGTGGGTGTGGTAGGGAATGGTTGGGCAGCCTGAGAGGAGGTGGTGCACTCTGGgtgcaggaggaggggaaggtgTGCTCAAGCATAATTGTTGAAGCTTGGAGAGGAGCATGGAAGATTGTTGGGAGGCTGTGGAGGGAATGCACGGGTTTGCATGAAAGCAGAGAGGGTGTGTTGGTGCGAGAGAACAATTAGTGTAGTGAGGAGTTGGCTGTTGACTAGATCAGGGTCTGGCATTCAATAGGGGGGATCAACAAACATCTACTTGATAAATAAttgagggaatgaatgaaaataatgattGAAACAGGGGCTTGAGATCCAGCAGAATGATATGATTTCATGAGATGCAAAGGGGTGTCAGTTTAAAGAGGGAGCAAGAGAATAATTAAGATTTCGATGgggtgcaagaaaaaaaaatcggaATGGAAGGTGAGAGGAAGACTGAATGTAGGGCATACAGGAGACTAATAATAGAATTGAATGCAGAGGGGCATAGAATCATGAGTAGGGAGTGAATGAATGCAGGAGGTTAGGAAGACAATTGTGGAAGTGGATGCCAGGAATAATAGCTGGGCATAGCAGAGTACAAGATGATACATGAGAAAGGGAAGCAGTAATTGTTGAAGGGGGCACGAGAGTGCATGTGCATGCCTGAAAAGGGTGTCTATGTGGAGTGAAGGTAGGCAGAGGGACTAGTAGTTGGATTGAAAGTATACAGGACCCATGCCCAGAGTTTCTTGGAACCTGCCTATGCATGAGTGGAGCTCCCTGGGAAGGAGGCTACACGAAGCAAGAAGGGAGGGTGCAATCTCATTTCAGCGGTGAGCTGGATGGAGAAGAATCCAGCCGCCTCAGATGGGGTTTTCCAAGGGCAGAGGAAGTACGTTGTGGGTAGGGGATCATGTGGCCACCCTGACCTCCACTCCTTGCTCTAGAACCATGGATCCCAATGAAATGCCTGCTGTGCCCTGCGACCCCCCCGACTCCACCACTGGACTTGAGACCGGAGCCCCAAGGGGGATTGAACTTGGCCCCAGAAGAGCTATACGTCGCTGTGCCCGCTGCCACAACCACGGCATCACTGACGAAATCAAGGACCAGGAGCACGTCTGCCTCTTCGAGGCCTGCAAGTGTCAGAAGTGTGCCCGCTTCTCGTGAGTATGGTGTCTGACAAGGCGAGGGGAGTGGGCCTCCCCTAAAGGTGACTGACTTTAGACCTGCAATCCCCCACTTTAGGGAACACTGCAGCATCTTGCCTGCTGAGAGTGCCTTGAAGTCGCAGCGGGGGCCACGCCGAAAGAGGCACCTGACTGAAGGACGGATAAGGAGTGGGACCACCTCTCGCAAAGCTCACAGCCATGTCAACAAGTTGGCCATTGAAGCAGGAGTCCGCAGTGAGTATCTCTGGCCAGGGAGGGAGTCTGAGTTTTGGGTGTAAGAAGCATGAGTAGTTCTGTCACCAGTCCTACCACCCAATTTCgatgtggctttgggcaagttactctttGGGCCTTAGCTTCCCCAACTATAAAACATCATCAATATTATCTACCAAGTGTCGGTGGGCTGGAGAGATCTGGGGGGGTGGGTTAAAAAGGTCCACAGTGGGATGAGGCCTCAGATTGGGGGGGGAGGTAGAGTCACGGGGGACGGTCAGGGGGAAAGGCTCACCTAAGCTATCCCCAGTCTCTCACAGCTGGGAAGGAGAACATCAGCTTGAGGCCCAACCCTGTGCAACCCCTGGGGAGGAGTCTGGGGCCAGTGTGGGAAGCTTCCACCTCAGCCGCTGCCCAGACCCCTTCCTGTGTCCTGAAGACCTAGGTGCCATATCTAACCCTACTGCAACTTGCCATATGACCCTGGGGAAAAAATACTTCTCTCTGGGTCTCATAGTCCACAGTCCCAAAATGAAGAGTAGGACTAGCTGGTCTTCAAGGTCTTCCCAACTCTGACATCCTGGGCTCCTATCCTTGTCCTAAGACAT from Balaenoptera acutorostrata chromosome X, mBalAcu1.1, whole genome shotgun sequence includes the following:
- the LOC103006425 gene encoding doublesex- and mab-3-related transcription factor C2-like, giving the protein MDPNEMPAVPCDPPDSTTGLETGAPRGIELGPRRAIRRCARCHNHGITDEIKDQEHVCLFEACKCQKCARFSEHCSILPAESALKSQRGPRRKRHLTEGRIRSGTTSRKAHSHVNKLAIEAGVRSKLPRSSADRSGRGIFVSVLDSSTLEEATNNFSFQGVTQTPCPAQQAPKASEQASVSASSEWQQQVEAAKALLALKGSSQAPSGSTSVLQPCVAPAPAGDRGLQPPNPSL